In one Streptomyces venezuelae genomic region, the following are encoded:
- a CDS encoding AAA family ATPase has translation MTASQAFPTSGQGDWRLFRGDGDARHVDFPEPPPWRRFTPADGAPRPRPYLIGPDESEVVNAALLLRRPLLVTGHPGTGKSSLAHAVAHELTLGRVLTWPVNSRSTLRDALYGYDAIGRLRESNLRRESAGGDVAGEDPDIGSYVRLGPLGTALVPSGRPRVLLVDELDKGDVDLPNDLLTVFEEGEFEIPELARLPDDRARVDVLTADPQVRAPVTRGRVRCSEFPVVVITSNGEREFPPAFLRRCVRLDLAEPDEQRLRDIVAAHLGDAALDGVDDLLHAFLGRRAPGELATDQLLNAVFLRKGGLDLPPGALLDAVLHRLGGVV, from the coding sequence ATGACGGCATCCCAGGCATTCCCCACGTCCGGGCAGGGCGACTGGCGGCTGTTCCGGGGAGACGGCGACGCCCGGCACGTCGACTTTCCCGAGCCCCCGCCGTGGCGCCGCTTCACCCCCGCGGACGGCGCGCCACGACCCCGCCCCTATCTCATCGGGCCCGACGAATCCGAGGTGGTCAACGCCGCGCTGCTGCTGCGCCGCCCGCTCCTGGTCACCGGCCACCCCGGCACCGGCAAGTCCTCCCTGGCCCACGCCGTGGCGCACGAACTGACGCTGGGACGCGTGCTGACGTGGCCGGTCAACAGCCGCTCGACGCTGCGCGACGCCCTCTACGGCTACGACGCGATCGGCCGGCTGCGCGAATCCAATCTGCGCCGCGAGAGCGCCGGTGGCGACGTTGCCGGTGAGGACCCCGACATCGGGTCGTACGTCCGGCTCGGCCCGCTCGGCACCGCGCTGGTCCCGAGCGGACGGCCGCGCGTCCTTCTCGTCGACGAGCTCGACAAAGGGGACGTCGATCTGCCCAACGACCTCCTGACCGTCTTCGAGGAGGGCGAGTTCGAGATCCCGGAACTGGCCAGGCTGCCCGACGACCGGGCGCGGGTCGACGTCCTGACCGCGGACCCGCAGGTGCGGGCGCCGGTGACGCGCGGCAGGGTGCGCTGTTCCGAGTTCCCTGTGGTGGTCATCACCAGCAACGGAGAGCGCGAGTTCCCGCCCGCGTTCCTGCGCCGCTGTGTCCGCCTGGACCTGGCCGAGCCCGATGAGCAGCGGCTGCGCGACATCGTCGCGGCGCACCTCGGCGACGCGGCCCTCGACGGCGTCGACGACCTCCTGCACGCCTTCCTGGGCCGCCGCGCGCCCGGCGAGCTGGCCACCGACCAGCTCCTGAACGCCGTCTTCCTGCGCAAGGGCGGCCTCGACCTGCCGCCCGGCGCCCTGCTCGACGCGGTGCTCCACCGGCTGGGCGGGGTGGTGTAG
- a CDS encoding SAV_2336 N-terminal domain-related protein, with protein sequence MRGEDPAERLRRALAVFAEGGVGLAREELLDALWLAARLPPGASSGLARVAGAVAPGQGADDGAGWLPPAEERPGERAADRTAPRPRDPMEDTPAAHHPDTGRPLTDQDERTAPDRSAGAVARRTAAPARSPLFGSAAPGPRHGAGDGAVNGLPVRAPGTRATGSRQLQLARALRPLKQTVADHGRWELDETATAESTAHTGLTDAVLRPARARWLNLTLLVDDGASMLLWQQLALETRLLLERSGAFRDVRVHGLDTRGPGAPLLGRRPFTPGTAVLPPATVTDPGGNTLILVLSDGIGAAWHDGRMRALLDQWGRCGPTAVLHALPPHLWDGSGIRAEPWRITSRRRGAPNLAWDVADPVLPPGIAAFDDVAVPVLTPEPGAVGAWADLLASPGTSAVLPLLRPPFTAAPEPPPEPDTQRRVLRFRETASPEAYRLAAHLAAVGPVSVPVMRLVRDALGPDVTTGHLAEVFLSGLLRRCDDDTALAPQHRSYDVTTGIRDILLGTAPVRELLRTSRAVTERLGELAGRSADFPAWLAHPNGPERAGHDGRPFGWVDTRLLRRLGVGTTGTGPAPDDDPPLPAYVDAPGSPWRSLLPQNPRQAGPWRLFARHVDARTTGGMFLGRRGEGEVAALRLIRSGSARRASLPRQAEALRMLRGVRAPRLIDVDAGPEPSWMACELHLTDGLPTPCLTSTGPDARRFTDPLEFALLGRGVATVLADAHVRGFLHGDLTPNRVLRTADDVCVTGWCVQEHADGVAHDISGLGLTLLSAAGGAVPDPFAPLLRRCSSPLLGERPAADEVAAFFDAYITAHTPGPAPRGPDDEAPLAVPIGLDPHGTEVLLDFRAMGPHGVVQGTTADRSTLLEAIVGGLAARHSPGALHFHLLDSTDRFLRSASTGTLPHIVTGSAQEQASALEAERARRRELIAAARAARAPRPALTSLIVVLEAPSLGGDFGWLEDLDIHLLLVEGPGRGPVDLDFRVDLAAADGPALFHSRAPRNGTPFRLPLPRRLPQEAGCAEEFRRVMSLAGPGNKHNTLDNLKRIRARELDHLGRDHPQALATRCEIGRVELALDRLDEALESFSDCATGRDTVLGRGHADTLTAHQLRAYVLHRLGRYEEAYTICRTVLRLWVNLRNEQHPDVLLCRHNLVVALGALGRHEEAVPEARATYEGRRSALGDDHPDTLASGHELAVALDGARRRAEAHEVASAVHEARARVLGPEDLATLTTLRVVRESRPSES encoded by the coding sequence GTGCGGGGCGAGGACCCCGCCGAGCGGCTGCGCCGGGCGCTCGCGGTGTTCGCGGAGGGCGGTGTCGGCCTCGCGCGGGAGGAGCTCCTCGACGCGCTGTGGCTGGCGGCACGGCTGCCCCCGGGCGCGTCGAGCGGCCTGGCACGGGTGGCGGGGGCGGTCGCGCCCGGCCAAGGGGCCGACGACGGAGCCGGGTGGCTGCCGCCTGCCGAGGAGCGGCCCGGGGAGCGGGCGGCCGACAGGACGGCTCCGCGTCCGCGCGACCCGATGGAGGACACGCCCGCGGCGCACCACCCCGACACCGGCAGACCACTCACGGACCAGGACGAACGTACCGCGCCCGACAGATCCGCCGGTGCGGTGGCCCGCCGCACGGCGGCCCCGGCCCGCTCCCCGCTGTTCGGCAGCGCGGCCCCCGGCCCGCGGCACGGTGCCGGCGACGGCGCCGTGAACGGACTGCCCGTACGCGCACCCGGCACCCGCGCCACCGGCTCCCGGCAGCTGCAACTCGCTCGGGCGCTGCGCCCGTTGAAACAGACCGTGGCCGACCACGGGCGGTGGGAGCTCGACGAGACGGCCACCGCCGAATCGACGGCCCACACCGGTCTCACCGACGCCGTGCTGCGCCCCGCCCGGGCCCGCTGGCTGAATCTGACGCTGCTCGTCGACGACGGCGCCTCCATGCTCCTGTGGCAGCAACTCGCCCTGGAGACAAGGCTTCTCCTGGAACGCAGCGGCGCCTTCCGTGACGTACGGGTGCACGGCCTGGACACCCGCGGTCCCGGCGCCCCGCTGCTCGGCCGGCGCCCCTTCACACCCGGCACCGCCGTCCTGCCGCCCGCCACGGTGACCGACCCCGGCGGCAACACACTGATCCTCGTGCTCAGCGACGGCATCGGCGCCGCCTGGCACGACGGACGCATGCGTGCGCTCCTCGACCAGTGGGGGCGGTGCGGCCCGACCGCGGTGCTGCACGCGCTGCCCCCGCACCTCTGGGACGGCTCCGGCATCCGGGCCGAGCCCTGGCGGATCACCAGCAGGCGGCGCGGCGCGCCCAACCTCGCCTGGGACGTGGCGGATCCGGTACTGCCGCCCGGTATCGCCGCGTTCGACGATGTGGCGGTCCCCGTGCTCACGCCGGAGCCGGGGGCGGTCGGTGCCTGGGCGGACCTCCTCGCGTCCCCCGGGACGAGCGCCGTGCTGCCGCTGCTGCGCCCGCCCTTCACCGCGGCCCCGGAGCCGCCTCCCGAACCGGACACGCAGCGGCGGGTCCTGCGGTTCAGGGAGACGGCCTCCCCGGAGGCGTACCGGCTCGCCGCCCACCTCGCCGCCGTCGGACCGGTCTCCGTGCCGGTGATGCGCCTGGTGCGGGACGCACTCGGCCCGGACGTGACGACCGGGCACCTGGCCGAGGTCTTCCTCAGCGGTCTGCTGCGGCGCTGCGACGACGACACCGCTCTCGCGCCGCAGCACCGTAGCTACGACGTCACGACCGGCATCCGCGACATCCTCCTGGGCACCGCCCCGGTCCGCGAACTGCTGCGCACCAGCCGGGCGGTGACGGAGCGTCTCGGTGAACTGGCCGGTCGGTCGGCCGACTTCCCCGCCTGGCTCGCCCACCCGAACGGGCCGGAACGGGCCGGGCACGACGGACGGCCGTTCGGCTGGGTCGACACGCGGCTGCTGCGGAGGCTGGGGGTCGGCACGACGGGGACGGGACCCGCGCCGGACGACGATCCCCCGCTTCCCGCCTACGTCGACGCGCCGGGCTCGCCGTGGCGGTCCCTGCTGCCGCAGAACCCCCGGCAGGCGGGCCCCTGGCGGCTGTTCGCCCGGCACGTCGACGCGCGGACGACCGGCGGGATGTTCCTCGGGCGGCGCGGGGAGGGAGAGGTCGCCGCGCTCAGGCTCATCCGGTCCGGTTCCGCGCGCCGGGCCTCCCTGCCCCGGCAGGCCGAGGCGCTGCGCATGCTGCGTGGCGTACGGGCGCCCCGGCTCATCGACGTCGACGCGGGCCCGGAACCGTCCTGGATGGCGTGCGAACTGCATCTGACGGACGGGCTGCCCACCCCTTGTCTCACGAGTACCGGCCCGGACGCCCGCCGGTTCACCGATCCCCTGGAGTTCGCGCTGCTCGGCCGGGGCGTCGCGACGGTGCTCGCGGACGCCCATGTGCGGGGGTTCCTGCACGGCGACCTGACTCCGAACCGGGTGCTGCGGACCGCGGACGACGTGTGCGTGACCGGCTGGTGCGTGCAGGAGCACGCCGACGGCGTCGCGCACGACATCTCCGGACTGGGCCTCACCTTGCTGAGCGCGGCGGGCGGTGCCGTCCCCGACCCCTTCGCCCCGCTGCTGCGACGCTGTTCCTCGCCCCTGCTCGGCGAGCGGCCCGCCGCGGACGAGGTCGCCGCCTTCTTCGACGCGTACATCACCGCACACACCCCGGGCCCCGCGCCGCGCGGTCCGGACGACGAGGCGCCCCTCGCCGTGCCCATCGGCCTGGACCCCCACGGCACGGAGGTCCTCCTGGACTTCCGTGCCATGGGCCCGCACGGCGTCGTCCAGGGCACGACCGCCGACCGCTCCACGCTCCTGGAGGCGATCGTCGGCGGGCTCGCCGCACGGCACTCGCCGGGCGCCCTCCACTTCCATCTGCTCGACTCGACCGACCGGTTCCTGCGCTCGGCCAGCACGGGCACGCTGCCGCACATCGTGACCGGCTCCGCACAGGAACAGGCGTCCGCCCTCGAAGCCGAGCGCGCCCGCCGCCGCGAGCTCATCGCCGCCGCGCGGGCGGCACGAGCTCCGCGCCCGGCCCTGACCAGCCTGATCGTGGTCCTCGAAGCGCCAAGTCTCGGAGGGGACTTCGGCTGGCTCGAAGACCTCGACATCCACCTCCTGCTCGTCGAGGGGCCCGGGCGGGGGCCGGTCGACCTCGACTTCCGCGTCGACCTCGCCGCGGCCGACGGTCCGGCCCTCTTCCACTCGCGCGCGCCCCGCAACGGCACCCCCTTCCGCCTGCCGCTCCCGCGCCGACTGCCCCAGGAGGCCGGCTGCGCGGAGGAGTTCCGCCGGGTCATGTCCCTCGCGGGGCCGGGGAACAAGCACAACACCCTCGACAACCTGAAACGGATCAGGGCCCGCGAGCTGGATCACCTCGGCCGGGACCATCCGCAGGCGCTGGCGACCCGCTGCGAGATCGGCCGCGTCGAACTCGCCCTCGACCGCCTCGACGAGGCCCTGGAGTCCTTCTCGGACTGCGCGACGGGCCGCGACACGGTACTCGGCAGGGGGCACGCCGACACCCTGACCGCGCACCAGCTCCGTGCCTACGTGCTCCACCGGCTGGGGCGCTACGAAGAGGCGTACACGATCTGCCGCACCGTGCTGCGACTGTGGGTGAACCTACGGAACGAGCAGCACCCCGATGTCCTTCTGTGCCGGCACAACCTGGTCGTCGCGCTGGGCGCTCTGGGCCGGCACGAGGAAGCCGTGCCCGAGGCACGCGCCACGTACGAGGGGCGTCGGTCCGCTCTCGGCGACGACCACCCGGACACCCTCGCGAGCGGTCACGAACTGGCGGTCGCGCTCGACGGCGCCCGGCGCCGGGCAGAGGCCCACGAGGTCGCGTCGGCCGTTCACGAGGCACGCGCGCGGGTCCTGGGCCCCGAGGACCTCGCCACTCTCACCACGCTGCGTGTCGTGAGGGAGTCCCGGCCCTCCGAATCCTGA
- a CDS encoding NUDIX domain-containing protein: MTIQDYDTYIAGLPRVLVGAAALFRDAEGRVLLVEPNYREGWALPGGTVESDTGETPRQGARRETLEEIGLDVELGRLLAVDWVPPGPSRPRPPLVAYLYDGGVLGAERLESITLQEEELLSWRLVAPQHLAAYLPEELGHRVAAALDVLAHGHGPAELENGHRAG; the protein is encoded by the coding sequence GTGACCATCCAGGACTACGACACGTACATCGCGGGACTCCCCCGCGTCCTCGTCGGAGCCGCCGCGCTCTTCCGCGACGCGGAGGGCCGGGTCCTCCTCGTCGAGCCCAACTACCGCGAGGGGTGGGCGCTGCCGGGCGGGACCGTCGAATCGGACACCGGAGAGACGCCGCGGCAGGGTGCGCGCAGGGAGACGTTGGAGGAGATCGGGCTCGACGTGGAGCTCGGGAGGCTGCTCGCGGTGGACTGGGTGCCGCCGGGTCCCTCGCGTCCGCGCCCGCCGCTGGTGGCGTACCTGTACGACGGCGGGGTGCTCGGTGCCGAGCGGCTGGAGTCGATCACGCTGCAGGAGGAGGAGCTTCTGTCGTGGCGGCTGGTGGCTCCCCAGCACCTCGCGGCGTATCTGCCGGAGGAGCTGGGGCACCGGGTCGCCGCCGCGCTCGACGTGCTGGCGCACGGCCATGGCCCCGCGGAACTGGAGAACGGCCACCGGGCCGGCTGA
- a CDS encoding methylated-DNA--[protein]-cysteine S-methyltransferase, with protein MERLHTLIDSPYGPLTLVATDGVLSGLYMTEQRHRPPEETFGDRDPAPFGAAISQLEAYFEGELTEFDVPLRLEGTPFQRTVWDELRRIPYGETRTYGELAEALGKPNASRAVGLANGKNPIGVIVPCHRVIGANGSLTGYGGGLDRKQRLLAFEGGAGRAAEDALF; from the coding sequence ATGGAACGCCTGCACACCCTCATCGACAGCCCCTACGGCCCCCTCACCCTCGTCGCCACCGACGGCGTCCTCAGCGGCCTCTACATGACCGAGCAGCGGCACCGCCCGCCCGAGGAGACCTTCGGTGACCGCGACCCGGCACCCTTCGGCGCGGCGATCAGCCAGCTGGAGGCGTACTTCGAGGGGGAGTTGACGGAATTCGACGTGCCGCTGCGGCTCGAAGGCACCCCGTTCCAGCGCACCGTCTGGGACGAGCTGCGGCGCATCCCCTACGGCGAGACCCGCACGTACGGCGAACTCGCCGAAGCCCTCGGCAAACCGAACGCCTCCCGCGCGGTCGGTCTCGCCAACGGCAAGAACCCCATCGGCGTCATCGTGCCCTGCCACCGCGTCATCGGCGCCAACGGCAGCCTGACCGGGTACGGCGGCGGCCTCGACCGCAAGCAGCGGCTTTTGGCCTTCGAGGGAGGGGCGGGCCGGGCGGCCGAGGACGCCCTGTTCTGA
- a CDS encoding AlkA N-terminal domain-containing protein, whose translation MHIDTERCVRAVQSKDARFDGWFFTAVVTTRIYCRPSCPVVPPKAENMTFYPSAAACQQAGFRACKRCRPDSGPGSPEWNQRADLVARAMRLIGDGVVDRDGVPGLAGLLGYSTRQVERQLRAELGAGPLALARAQRAQTARLLIETTTLPMSDIAFAAGFASIRTFNDTVREVFALSPGELRSRAPKRPGTGAPEDSSPGPTGGTLTLRLPFRAPFNPDNLFGHLIATAVPGVEEWRDGAYRRTLDLPYGHGIVALGPRPDHIACRLTLTDLRDLTIAISRCRRMLDLDADPTAVDGQLRDDPLLAPLVDKAPGRRVPRTVDEAEFAVRAVLGQQVSTAAARTHAARLVTAHGRPVEDPEGGLTHLFPTPEELAAIDPETLALPRSRRTTLTTLVRHLADGALRLGPESDWDEARARLTELPGFGPWTVEVIAMRALGDPDAFLPSDLGIRRAAQELGLPHTPAALTARAAAWRPWRAYAVQYLWATDAHPINTIPA comes from the coding sequence ATGCACATCGACACAGAGCGCTGTGTACGCGCCGTTCAGTCGAAGGACGCCCGCTTCGACGGCTGGTTCTTCACGGCCGTCGTGACCACGCGAATCTACTGCCGTCCCAGCTGCCCCGTCGTGCCGCCCAAGGCCGAGAACATGACGTTCTACCCGAGCGCCGCCGCCTGCCAGCAGGCCGGGTTCCGGGCCTGCAAGCGGTGCAGGCCGGACAGCGGCCCGGGCTCTCCCGAGTGGAACCAGCGGGCCGACCTCGTCGCCCGCGCGATGCGCCTGATCGGTGACGGCGTCGTCGACCGCGACGGCGTCCCCGGCCTCGCCGGCCTCCTCGGCTACAGCACCCGCCAGGTCGAACGCCAACTCCGCGCCGAACTCGGCGCGGGCCCACTGGCCCTGGCCCGGGCCCAACGCGCCCAGACGGCCCGCCTCCTCATCGAGACGACCACCCTGCCGATGTCGGACATCGCCTTCGCCGCGGGCTTCGCCTCGATCCGCACGTTCAACGACACGGTCCGCGAGGTCTTCGCCCTCTCCCCGGGCGAGCTGCGATCCCGCGCCCCGAAGCGCCCCGGCACCGGCGCGCCCGAGGACAGCTCACCCGGCCCCACCGGCGGCACCCTCACCCTGCGTCTCCCGTTCCGGGCGCCCTTCAACCCCGACAACCTCTTCGGGCACCTGATCGCCACCGCCGTGCCCGGAGTCGAGGAGTGGCGGGACGGGGCGTACCGCAGGACGCTCGACCTCCCCTACGGGCACGGCATCGTCGCGCTCGGTCCGCGGCCCGATCACATCGCCTGCCGGCTCACCCTCACCGATCTGCGCGATCTCACCATCGCCATCAGCCGGTGCCGCCGGATGCTCGACCTGGACGCCGATCCCACCGCCGTCGACGGACAGTTGAGGGACGACCCGCTGCTCGCGCCGCTCGTCGACAAGGCTCCGGGGCGGCGCGTGCCGCGGACCGTCGACGAGGCCGAGTTCGCCGTCAGGGCCGTCCTCGGCCAGCAGGTCTCCACCGCCGCCGCCCGCACCCACGCCGCCCGCCTCGTCACCGCGCACGGGCGGCCCGTCGAGGACCCCGAGGGCGGGCTCACGCACCTCTTCCCCACGCCGGAGGAGCTCGCCGCCATCGACCCCGAGACCCTCGCCCTGCCCCGCAGCCGCCGTACCACCCTCACGACGCTGGTCCGGCACCTCGCCGACGGCGCCCTCCGCCTCGGCCCGGAGAGCGACTGGGACGAGGCGCGCGCCCGCCTCACCGAGCTCCCCGGCTTCGGCCCCTGGACGGTCGAGGTCATCGCGATGCGCGCGCTCGGCGACCCGGACGCGTTCCTCCCCTCCGACCTCGGCATCCGGCGTGCCGCACAGGAGTTGGGGCTGCCGCACACCCCTGCCGCGCTCACCGCGCGCGCCGCCGCCTGGCGGCCGTGGAGGGCGTACGCGGTGCAGTACTTGTGGGCCACCGACGCCCACCCGATCAACACCATCCCCGCCTGA
- a CDS encoding O-acetyl-ADP-ribose deacetylase, producing MTVPITLVQGDITAQHADAIVNAANSSLLGGGGVDGAIHRRGGPEILADCRRLRASHYGKGLPTGRAVATTAGRLDARHVIHTVGPVWSATEDRSELLASCHRESLRVAAELGARTVAFPAISTGVYRWPLADAARIAVATVREAADPERFDEVRFVLFGQDAYDAFAAAAER from the coding sequence GTGACCGTGCCCATCACCCTGGTCCAGGGCGACATCACCGCACAGCACGCCGACGCCATCGTCAACGCCGCGAACTCCTCGCTGCTGGGCGGTGGCGGGGTCGACGGCGCCATCCACCGGCGCGGCGGGCCCGAGATCCTCGCCGACTGCCGGCGCCTGCGCGCGTCCCACTACGGCAAGGGTCTGCCCACCGGCCGCGCCGTCGCGACCACCGCGGGCCGGCTCGACGCCCGGCACGTGATCCACACCGTCGGCCCCGTCTGGTCCGCCACGGAGGACCGCTCCGAGCTCCTCGCCTCCTGCCACCGGGAGTCGCTCCGGGTCGCCGCGGAGCTGGGCGCGCGCACGGTCGCGTTCCCCGCGATCTCCACGGGCGTCTACCGCTGGCCCCTGGCGGACGCGGCGCGCATCGCCGTCGCGACGGTACGGGAGGCGGCGGACCCCGAGCGCTTCGACGAGGTGCGGTTCGTCCTCTTCGGCCAGGACGCGTACGACGCGTTCGCGGCGGCCGCGGAGCGGTAG